In the Labilithrix sp. genome, CGGGCGCGTCGGCATCAGCGCGGTGGACTTGATCGCGGGCGCCGGCTCCGGCGCGAGCGGCGCGAGCGGCGCCATGAGCGCGGTGCCTTGCGGCGTCCGCTTCACCGCCGGCGGCGCGAGGTCCGGGACGACCTGCGCTCGGCCGAGGAGCGCGTGGCGCTGGCGCGCCTGCTCGCTCATGCGCGCGTCGACGAAAGCGGGGAGATCGGGGATCTCGCTCAGCTCGGCGAGGAGGCCGAGCAGCGCGCGCCGGAGGGCCTCCGCCGAGCGGAAGCGATCGGCGACGTTCGGCGCGATCGCTTGCTGGATGACCTGCGCGATCTCCGGGCGCATGTCGGCGGGGAGGGGGACGAGCGGCGGCGCGGCGGCGAGCAGCGCCTGCATCGTCACGAGGTCGGTGTTGGCGGCGTACGGCGTCGAGCCGACGAGGGCGCGGAAGAGCATCGCGCCGGCCCCGAACACGTCGGTCCAGGGGCCGATCTCCTCACGCCGCGCCTGCTCCGGCGACATGTACCGGATCTTGCCTTTGATCGTCCCGAGCGCGGTCGAGTGCGCGTGGCGGTCGCGCGCGTGGGCGATCCCGAAGTCGATGATGCGCACGCGCCCGTCGAGCGAGAGGAGGACGTTCTGCGGCGACACGTCACGATGGACGACGTTGCGCGGCGCGCCGTCCGGCCCGACGACGGAGTGGGCGGCGTGGAGGCCGGCGCACACCTCGGCCACGACGTGGAGCGCGACGGCGACAGGAGCGGTCCGGTGCTGCGAGACGAGCGAGAAGAACGAATCGCCGTCGACGTACTCCATCGCGAGGTAGAGGCGATCCGCCTGCGCGGTGTGCTCGTAGACCTTGGCGACGTTCGGGTGCTCGATCGCGGCGACGATGGTCGCCTCGTCCAGGAACATCGCGCGAAACGACGGATCCTCCGCGAAACGGGAATGGATCATCTTCAGGGCGACGAGCCGTCCGGCCCCGTCCCGCTCGCGCGCCGCCCACACCGTGGCCATGCCACCCTCGCCGATCGGGCAAACGAGCTCGTACCGATCGACGACCTGCCCCGGTTTCAACACCCTCCCACTATACTGAGAAGTCGCCGATGCGTTCCGTGGTCGTGTCGTCCTCGTTCAGCCTCTCGTCGTCGCCGGGCGACGTGTGGCCGTTCATCACCGACACGGATCGCACGAATCGCCTCGTCATCGGATCGGCCAACGTCTACCGGCCGATCGAGAAGGGGACGAAGAGCAGCGCCCGCTTCCTCGTCGAGGCGAAGGCGGCGGGCATGACGATGACGTACGAGGAGGCGCCGTTCGAGTGGACGCTCAACAAGTCGTTCAGCGTCTACCGGAAGATGCGCTCCGGCCCGCTCGAGTCGTACACCTACGGCATCACGCTCGATCCGGCGCCCGACGGCGGGACGAAGGTGACGGTGCGCCTCGACCTGGTGCCGCGTCACTGGCTGCTCCGCCCCATCGCCCAGATCGAGGGCAACCGCATCGTCGCGCGGATGGCGAAGCTCGCCGAGTCGATCGACGCGCACCTCCGCGACAAGGCGCCGAGCCCGTACCTGAAGCCGAGCTCCCCCGCGAACGAGGAGCGGCTCGACTTCGCGCAGCGCGAGCTCGAGAAGCGCGACCTCGACGCCAAGGCGATCGCGACGCTCGTGGACCTCATTCGCAACGGCCCCGACGCCGACCTCGTCCGCATCCGCCCCTTCGAGCTCGCGCACGAGCACGGGGTGGACGAGCGCGAGATGCTCCGCATCTGCCTCCACGCCGTCACGCTCGGCGTGGTCGAGCTGCGGTGGGCGCTCGTGTGCCCGAGCTGCCGCACCGCGAGCGATCAGGTCACGTCGCTCGCGGAGATCGGCGACGCGAGCCACTGCCAGCTCTGCGATCTCCAGTTCGGGGTGGAGCTCGACAAGGCGGTGGAGGCCACCTTCGTCCCGCACCCGAGCGTGCGCGAGGTGTCGAACATGATGTTCTGCATCGGCGGTCCCGCGCGCACGCCCCACGTCGTCGCGCAGGCGGTCGTCGACGCGCGCGGCGAGAAGTCGCTCGAGGCGCCGGCGGAGGCGGGCCGCTACCGCGTCTTCGCGCGCGGCGGCGCGATCGCGTCCGTCGACGTGACGAGCGAAGGCGCGACGTCGGCGACGGTGACGCTCGAGGGCGAGGCGCTGACGCCGCCGGCGGTGGACGTCGCGCCCGGCGCGAGCATCGTCGTGCACAACCGGACGAGCACGCCGCTCCACGTGAAGCTCGAGCGCCTCGGCTACGCGAGCCGCGCGGCGACGGCGCACGTCGTCACGACCCTGAGCGAGTTCCGCCGCTTCTTCTCGAAGGACCTCCTCAAGCCGAGCACGCCGCTCAAGGTGGCGAGCGTCGCGATCCTGTTCAGCGACCTCACCGGCTCGACCGCGCTCTACACGCGGGCCGGCGACGCGGCCGCGTTCCGTCTCGTCGACGATCACTTCGACGTGTTGCGGAAGGTCATCGACGAGCACGGCGGCTCGGTGGTGAAGACGATGGGCGACGCGATCATGGCGGCGTTCATCGAGCCGCTCGCCTGCGTGCGCGCGTCGATCGCCTGCCTCCACGCCTTCGAGACGTTCCGCGTCGACGCCGACAACGGCGAGCTCACGGGGATCAAGCTCGGCCTCTTCGCGGGCCCCTGCTACGTCGTCACCGCCAACGACGCGATCGACTACTTCGGTCAGACGGTGAACTGCGCCTCCCGCGTGCAGCACTGCGCGGAGACGGGGGAGATCGTCTTCGAGGAGGAGGTCTGGGACCGCCTCCCCGAGGTCGACAAGTCGAAGCTCCGCCTCGTCTCGAAGCTCGAGACGACGGTCAAGGGCGTCGCCCACCCCCTCCGGCTCGTACGCACGAAGCTGATGACGGAGATCGTGAGCCAGCGACACCTCACCTCACAGAAACGCGCGTCGTCTCCCGAGCTCGTGTGAGGTGTGCGCTCTTGTCCGGCGCGCGAGGTGCTAGGCAACGGCCGCCCCACCGCGCACGACACGCTATGCTCGCGCCTCGATGGCTCGTCTGGACCCGAAGCTCGACGTCACGTTCAAGCTGCTGCTGACGCGCTATCCGGAGCTGCTTCGGAGCATGCTGGAGGCGGTGCTGGGGCAGCGCATCGACGAGCTCGAGGTGCTCAACCCTACGATCGTAGGCGACCTGATCGGCGACAAGAGCGTCGAGCTCGACGTTCGCGTTCGGCTCGCGGACGGCACCCGTGTCGACGTCGAGATGCAGGTCCGCGCCTACCGCGCGCTCGCCGACCGCTTCCTCTACTACGCCGCGCGCGACTACGCGGGCCAGCTCGCGCGCGGCGGCGACTACGACGGGCTGACGCCGACCATCCTCGTCATCTGGACGGTCGCACCGCTCTTCCAGGATCTCGAGCAGTACCACTCCATCTTCGAGCTCCGCGAGCGCCGTACGCACGAGCTCTTCTCGTCGCAGCTCGCGATCCACCTGCTCCAGCTCGATTTCATCGGCGTCCCCGGCGCCGACGAGGCCGTGCGCCGGTGGGGACGGTTTCTCCTTGCGGAGTCGGAGGCCGAGTTGGATGCTTTGGCGACGGAGGATCCTATCATGAGCGCTGCCCGCTCCGCCCTCGACGAGCTCTCTCAGGACCCAGAAGCCGCCCGCCTGGCACGCGACCGCTCCGACGCGTTGAAGCTCAACGCCATCGCCCTCCGCCAAGAGCGCGAGCACGAGCGTCGCGAAGGCAGGCTCGAGGGCAAGCTCGAGGGCAAGCTCGAGGGCAAGCTCGAAGGCAGGCTCGAGGGCAAGCTCGAGGGCAAGCTCGAAGGCAGGCTCGAGGGCGAGCTCAAGGGCAAGCTCGAAGGGCTCCTTGCGGTGCTCGCCGCTCGGGGCCTCACCGTCTCCGAAGACGCGAAGGTCCGCTTCGCCGCCGAGTCTGATCCGGCTGTTCTCGGTCGATGGCTGGTCCGCGCCGTTACCGTCTCGAGCGTCGACGAGCTTTTCCAGTAGGTCGCCCGGCGAGCTCGCGCGGGAGGGCTACGCCGTGCGGCGGCGTGCGCCGAGGGCCAGGTCGAGCGCGCGGTCGACGGCGGCGGAGTCGTAGGGCTTCGCGAGGGCGGCGACGGAGCCGGGGACCGACGGCGTTCGGGTCGACGTCGCGCTGACGACGATCGCGAGCTCCGGGTCGAGCTCGAGCGCACATCGCGCGACCTCGGCGCTCGGCATGTCGCCGACCGCGAGGTCGAGGAGGAGCACGTCGAAGTGTTGCTCGCGCAGGCGCTGGAGGGCGGACGCGCCGTTCGCGAGCGGCGTGACCTCGCAGCGCGTCGCGAGCCGCCGCACGAGCACGCGCCGAACGAGGTCATCCGGCTCGACGACGAGCACGGTCGGGCGAGGGGAAAGATCGATCATGGCTGCCTCGTCCCTTCGAGAGCGCAAGCACGCTCCGTTCGACGCATGTTCATCCGAAACAGGATAAACGCGAAAGTAGGCAGAGCGCACGCTTTCAGTGTTGAATGTGCGAAATGTGAGGTCAGGGGTAATTTCGATCGACCTACATTGGTCTCTTCGCCGACGCGAGCGCCGAACGGTTCGTGGGCGTATAAATGCAGTTCGTCCGCTAAATATGGCGCTTCGTCGGGGTTGTTGAATACTTGGTCGGGCCTTTTAGTCTCGCCTAGACTGACAGGCTCGAGATCCTGTTTCTCGGTGGAAGACTTAGTTACCGAGAAAAACGAGAAATCACAACCACGGCATGAGCACGCTGTCGCAGGAGGTTGTGCGATGACACGCGCGAGCGCCACGGAGCGCAGTCGGATGAGCAAACGCTTGTGGGGGCTCGAATGGCCGACCTGGACGCACGACGGCATCGTCTGCGAGCCGGCCGGGCTCGAGGAGGTGCGCTCCTTCATCGCCGATCACTACCCGTCGATCTTCGCGCTGGAGGCGGGCCCCTTCCTCACGGAGGCGATGACGGACGCGAAGCGCCGCTTCCTCGAGGAGTGTGACATCTCCGTTCTGCGCGACGGCGCAGAGCTCGCCGGCATCGCGATCGGGCATCCGACCGACTGGTCGACGTGGTACTCGCGGAGCTTCGCGCTCCTGCCGAAGTACCGCGAGCGCTCGCTCCTCACGGAGTTCACGCGGCGGACCTCTTCGCTGCTCGCCGAGCAGGGGATTGACCGCGCGGAGGTCGACACGTCGCCGGCGAACGTGCCGGTGCAGCGCGCGCTCCTCCAAGCGGGCTTCCTCATCACCTCCACCACGCTCTCGGAGCGTTGGGGGACGATGCTCCGCTTCACGCGCTTCTTCAACCCGAAGGCGGAAGAGGCCTTCCGCCGCCAGTACATCAGCGTCCCCAACTACGGACGCAGCGCTCAGTCGAAGGAAGGAGGTAGTCCGTGAAGAAGTTCGCTCGCACCAGCCTCTGAGGCGATCGACACGTGGGCGGCACGGTGGGGGGAGGGCCGTGCCGCCATCGAGTCTCTGGGAGGCGTCGGGTCGGCGCCGGGAAAGGAACAGTCAATGATTGGTCGCGCGCTTCGAATCGACATCGAACGGTACATCTCCAAGCCGGAGGCAAACTCCCTCTTCGCGACGACGAAGGATGGAAGGCTCACCCCGGAGATGATGGCGCGCTACCTCGCTTCGCTGCATTTCATGATCTGCCTGACGCCGGTTCATCTGGTTCGCGCGCGCGACGCCGCGCGGGCGCGAGGGCTGGACGAGCTCGCGGATCACTTCGACAAGAAGGTCGGCGAGGAGGTGGGGCACGAAGCGTGGTCCGAGTCCGACCTGCGGACGCTCCGCGCGAAGAGGGCGGGGGCGTCCGGCGACGTCGCCCCCGGCGCCCGCGAGCTCGCCGCGTACATCGAGTCCGCGATTGACGACCATCCTGCGTATTACCTCGCGTACGCCGCGTTCGCCGAGTTCATCACCGTCATGGTCGGGCCGACGTGGGTGGAGATGCTCGTGCAGCGCTGCGGGATCCCGCTGGAGGCGCTGACCGTCATCACGAACCATATCGAGCTCGACGGAGCGCACGCCGAGGAAGGCTTCGAGCTCATGGACGACCTCATCACCGATCCGGCGATGCTGCCGGCGATGCGCAAGATCCTCGCCGAGTGCATGGCGCGCTATGACAACTACTGCGCAGAGTGCACGGCCGTCGTTCCCGCTGCGGAGAGCGGGACGACGCTGGTCGTCGAGGCGCCGAGTGTTTCCGCTGCCTGAGGGGTGGACCGTACCGGAAGAGGTGGGCGACACGATCGACGTCGACGGCTGGACGGTCCACCGGTCGGGTGTGTCCGCGGTGGGACCGACCGGCGAGGAGATTTGCGGCTCGGCGGCGGCGCGTGGTCGACCCGCCACCGAGCGCGCGTGGTTCGAACTCGTCGAGCGCGTCTCTGCCGTCCAGGCGATCGCGGAGGGAGAGGCTTCCTACCCCTTGCGCGACGAGACCGGAGCCATCGTCGGTCAGCTGGACCGCGCCGACGTATTTCCTGCGAATCCTGAGCCGGAGCGCTGGGTCTACGCGCGCTCGAACGGCGTCGCGATCCATTCTGGATGGCGCGCGGCGTGTGAACGAGCGGTGTGGGAGCTTGCCGAGCGGGATCGCGTGCTCCGCGCGTGGGCGGGCGAGCTCCGCCCGGTGCCGATCGTTCATGACCTCGCGTCACCGTCTTACGAATGGTCCGCCTATGCGTTTCCAGCTGGAGAAGGGTCGTTCGCGGCGTCGGTCGAGGTCGTCGGCGTCTTCGCCCTCCCCATGCGCGACGACCTTCCCGTCGGGATCGGCTTCGCGGGCCGACCGCAGCGAGAGGACGCCTTGTCCGCCGCGGCGTGCGAGGCCGTTCAGCAGCTCGCGTTCCTGTGGGGCGAGGCCGTGCCGGCATCGGCCGACGCACCGCCGGGTGCCATGCTCCACCTCGACACCTTCCAGATCCCGGCGCATCGCCCGCGACTCCGCGCGTGGCTCGAAGGCGCGCACACAGCCTTCGCGAGCGCCCGCTCTTCCCGGCGCGGGAAAGCCCCGGTTCGATTCGTGGACTTGACCATGGCCGGTCTCGGCGCCGAGCTTCGCGTCGCCAAGGCGATATGTGCGGATGCGATGCCGCTCGTCTTCGGAGAGAGCCCTGATTTCGCGGGGCTGCCGATCGAGCTGCGACTTCATCCCATTCCCTGAATTTCCATGGCTTCGCCCGTTGAACGCGGCGCGGAGACGGCTAGTCTCAGCCGCTGATGCAGCGGCCATCGATTCCCGGGTTCGAGCTTGGAGCGGAGCTCGGTCACGGCGCGCACTCCGTCGTCTATCGAGGGAAGAAGGACGGGGTCCCGTGTGCGGTGAAGCTCCCGCGCATGCGCGCTCGCTGGACGCGGTTGATCTATCGCGAAGCGGTAGCGCTCGCTCGGGTGAAGCACGGCGGCTTGCCGCGGGTGCTCACGGTGGGGGACGCCGACGGGTTTCCGTACCTCGCGATGGAGCTCGTCGAGGGACAGACGCTCGCCGATCGCCTGAACGGCTCGGCGCTCCAGGAACCCGAGCTCCTCGCGATCGCCCTCCAGCTCGCGGATGCGCTCGCAGCCGTCCACGATGCGGGTCTGGTCCATCGCGACGTCAAAGCGCGCAACATCGTCGTCGATCACGGGCGCGTCGTGCTCGTCGACTTCGGGTTCACGACGCCGATGGAGCGCACTGGTGACGGCGAGACGGCCGGCACCGCCGCGTACGCCGCGCCGGAGCAGCTCGTCCCGCCGGGAAGGGTCGACGCGCGAACCGACCTGTTCGGGCTCGGGCGGGTCCTCCTCGAGTGCGTCAGTCGGGAGCTCTTCTCCACGACCTCGTCGACCGCCGACGTCGCGAGCCTCCGCGAGCTCCTGGTCGGGGGCGGCGTGAGCGCCGGGCTCGCCGAGGTCATCGCGCATCTCCTTCAGCATGACGCGAGCCGGCGTTATCCCGACGCACGCGCCCTGATGCGTGAGCTCGATCGCCTCAGCCGCGGGCTGCCGGTCCTCGGCGCCGCTGCTTACGTGCCCGAGCGGGCGCTCTCTCTGTCGAGAGCACGCGAAGACGAATGTGCGCGTGCGCTCGACGCGGTGTCGAAACCGGGAGACGGCGGCCGAATGCTCCTCCTGCAGGGGACCCGGGGCAGCGGCAAGACGTTCCTCCTCCATGCGCTGGAGGCCCAGCTTCGGCATCAGGGCCGCGTCTCGCTCACGACGAGCGCGAAGGACGATCCGCCGCTCTCGGGGCTGCGTCGCATCCTCGAGTCGTGCGTCGCCGGAGGATCGCCCGCCAGTCGTGGGATGGCGGGCCACGAGCTGTCCGAGCTCCTCGGAAACCTCTCCGCCGTCGGTGAGCTCATCGCGCCCATCGTCGCGTCGGCGCTGCACCCGGGCTCACCGCCGGAAGAGCCGGAGCTGCCAGAGGCGACGGAGGCGTTCGAAGAAGGTGCCGCCGAGCTCATCGTGCGCATCGCGCGGCGTCTCGGGCGGCTCGTGCTCCTCGTCGACGACGTGCAGTGGATGGACCTCGCGAGCGCCGCCGCGCTCCTCCGTCTCGCCCATCGTCTCGCCGACTCCCCGGTGGTGCTCGTCCTCGCGAGCCGTCCGGAGTCGCCGTACGGCGTGCCGACCCGCTTCGCCTCGGTCCGCGCGGCCGACGTTCCCGTGCGGACGATCGAGCTGGGACCGCTCGACGCGGAGGGGGTCGCGCGGGTCATCCAGGCGCACCTGTGCACCGATCCCGTCGATCGCGAGCTCGTGAGACGAGTGTGTGCGTTCGCCGATGGGACGGCGCTCGGCGTCCTCGAGGTGCTCTCCGCCTATGTCGACGCGGGGGCGATCCGACCGCACGACGGCGCGTGGGTCTTCGACGAAGCGCGGGCGGCCGCGATCGTGCTGCCGCGCGGCGTCCTCGCGCTCCTCGCTCGCCGCGTCGGCGAGCTCCCGCAGGCGGCGCGTCGCGTGCTCGAAGCAGCGGCGGTCTGCGGTCTGACCTTCTCCGAGTCGCTCGTCGCGCGCACCCGCGCGCTCACCGAGGAGACGGTGGGCTATGCGATGGTCGGTGCGCTCCGGGCGGGCGTCGTCGAGCGCGTGGGTGAGGGCGAGTGGCGCTTCCTGCACGACAGCATGCGCGACACGCTGCTCGCGGACCTCTCCGACGCGGAGAGCCGTCACCTCCATCAGCGCGCGGGCACCGTGCTCTCCGAGTCGGAGCGCGCGACCGGCGACGACCTCCTTCGCGCGGCGCGGCACTTCGCGCTCGGCGAGCCGGCGCAAGATCCCGAGCGCGTGCACCGCGTCGCGTGCGCCGCCGCTGCGGCCGCGCTCCGGCGTCACGACGACGAGGCCGTTCTCGAGCTCCACGCCCTCGCCGTGAGCTCTGCGAAGCTCGCCGGGCTCGCGCTCTCCGCCGATCTCCATCGACTCGCGGGCGAGGCGTCGTTCCGTCTTGGCGCGATCGACGACGCCGTGGCGGCGTTCGAGCGCGCGCTCGCGGCCACCCACGAGCCACTCGCGCGGGCGATCCTCTACGGTCGGATCGCATGGGCGTACGAGACCAACGGCGACGTCGAGCGCGCGTGGGACGAGCTCGGCCGCGCCTTCGCGGAGATGGGCGCGCGTCTCCCGGTCGAGGACGTCGCGTCGGTCGCCGCGACCACGGTGAACGTCGCCCGCATCCTCGTCGATCGCATGCCGACGCGGGCGCGCACCGCGGCCGAGACCGACCTCCTCTGCCGCCTGCACTACCAGAATTTCAGGATGGCGTTCGAGTACGGACGAGTCGGTCGCGCCGTTCACAGCTCGATCGCGTCGTACGGCTTGAGCGCCAACGCCGCCCCAGCCACGCGTGCGCGTGCCCAGGTCGTGTACGGTTTCGTCCTCTCGGTCCTGGGTCGCCGCGCCGCCGGTACCGCCGCGGTGCAGAGCGCGGTCGCTCTCGCGAAGACCTCTGGGGATCCGACCGTGGAGGCGTTCTGCACGCAGATGGAAGGCATGACGCTGAGCTGGGGCGGCGACTTCGCGACCGCGGTCGCGTGCTTGCGCCGGTGCGTCGATGTCTACGGACCGTGGATCGAGCTCACCGAGCTCACGCATGTGAGCCTCAGCTGCGAGCTCATGATCACGGTGAGTGGACGGCCCCTCGAGTCCTGGGCGTGGATTGACGGCGCCCTTGCGCGCCTCCGGCGCGCCCGCGCGGGCTCGCGCATGGATGTCTGGACTTTTCATCGCGCGCGGGCGCTCCTCGCCAGCCTCGGTCGGACGCCGGAGCCGGGCTCGTGGCTCGCCGCTCGCCTCGCTGAGATCACCGTGCGCGACGGCGGGAAGGGGTACTTTCGGCTGCTCTCGTGGGGGCCGCGCGCGGCCTACTACGTCGAGACGGGTGATCTTGGCGCCGACTTCGAGGCCCTCGTCGCCGAGTTCGCGGCCGAGAACCACGACCCGCGACGCGTTCACCCGACCGTCGGCGAATTCTATCTCGCGGTCGCGTACGCCCGCCTGCACCAGTGTCTGCATGCGACCGAGGACGTGCGCCCACGCAGCGTCCGTGCGCTCGCCGCGGCGGTGGCCGACCTGCGCGCGGGCACGCGCCTCCCCGTCGTGAAGGCGCACGCGGGCGCGATCGAAGGCGCGCTCGCGTGGCTCTCCGACAAGCCGGCGAAGGCCGCGAAGCTGCTCGCCGAGGGCGAGGCGATCGCGATCCGCGAGAACTTCCCGTGGGTGCTCTACTCCGTTGCCCGGGTCCGCGCGCATATCCTCCGTGAGGACGGAAAACCTGCCGCTGCGCGCGATCAGGCGCGCGTCGCTGCGACGCTCGCGCGCGAGCACGGGGCCATCGCGCGTTTGCATGTCATTCGCGAGGAGTTCGATCTCGGCGAGGCTGCGCCGGAGGAGCAGCTGGCGAAGGTGAGCCGCATGACGGTGCGGAGCTCGTCGAGTCGGACCAACCGGCACCTCGCGGCGCTGTTGCAGGTCGCGCGGAGCCCGCGGCGCGATCTGAAGGCGGAGCAGCAGGCGGCCGTCATCCTCGACGAGCTCGTGGAGTCGCTGCGCGCGGAGCGTGGCGCGATCTGGTTCCAGCCCGAGACGCCGTCGGCCGGGATGGCGGTCGCGCGGCAGCGCGGGAGCGTGCTCTCCACGTCGGTCGCGCCGGACTCGCCGCGTGGGTCGCTGCTTCGGTCGGTCCAGCGGAACGGCATCGCGTGGCCGAGCGAGCAGGTGGAGCACATCGAGGCCGAGCCGGCGATCGATCCGACCCGCACCCTCGTCGTTCCGCTCTACCTCTACGACGCGTGCGCCGGCTCCCTCGCGATGGAGCGCAGCATGCACGATCCGCCGTTCGCGGTCGAAGATCGGCAGCTCCTCGAGCTCCTCGCGCATCAGGTGCCGATCGCGCTCGAGATCGCGCGCCTCCTCTACGAGCGCGAACGCCTCCACGTCTCGCTCCAGCAAGCCAAGAAGATGGAGGCGATCGGCCAGCTCGCCGGCGGGCTCGCGCACGACTTCAACAACATGCTCGCCGCGATGAAGGTGGCCCTCGGCGCCGCGCAGGAGCGCGCGACGGAGGACTCCGAGATGGCGGTGGAGCTCGACATCATCGCGCAAGCGACGACGCGCGCCTCGCAGCTCACGCACCAGCTCCTCAGCTTCTCGCGCAACCAGTCGCTGCCGGTGTCGATCCAGGACGTGAACCAGCTCATCGCGGCGATCGAGCCGATGCTCCGCCGCGTCGCGAACGAAGGCGTCGACGTCATGCTGAAGCTCTCCCCGGTCGTCGACACGGTCGAGGTCGACCAGGCGAGCTTCGACCAGGCGCTGATGAACCTCCTCATCAACGCGCGCGACGCGATGCCGAACGGAGGCACGTTCACGATCGCGACCCGCAACGTGGTGCTCGACGAGAACGCCGCCGCCCGCGCGAGCCTGACGCCCGGCGCCTACGTCGAGGTCGAGGTCGCGGACACGGGCGAGGGGATGAGCCAGGACACGCTCTCGCGCATCTTCGAGCCGTTCTTCACGACGAAGCCCGCGGGGCGAGGGACCGGCCTCGGCCTCGCGACCGTCTACGCGTTCGCCAAGAACTGCGGCGGCGGCATCGACGTGCAGAGCGAGCCCGGGAGCGGCACGCAGTTCCGCCTCTACTTGAAGAGGGCCGAGCGCCGCCGCGTATCCCGCCCCGCGCGGCGACAGCAGAAGATCCCGTCGACCACGCCCGCGCCGGGCGCGCCGCCGGACACGATCCTCGTCATCGACGACGACGACCTCGTGCGCCGCTCGATCGCGAAGATCCTCGAACGCAACGGCTACCGCGTCGTCGCCGCGAGCGGCTCGGCCGAGGCGCTCGACGTCGCGCGCACGCAGGGCGCACGCATCGGCCTCGTCATCATGGACGTGCTCCTGCCCGGCGTGACGGGACCGGAGCTCGGCCGGCGGCTCGGCGACCTCCTCCTCCCCGCGAAGCTGCTGTTCGTCTCGGGCTTCTCCGCCGACAGCGCCCCGATCGAGGACGCCAACGTCTCGGCCGAGATGTTGCTCCAGAAGCCGTTCTCCCAGATCGCGCTCCTCGAGCGAGTACGGAAATTGATGCCTTCGTAAGCAACTTCGCGCGCGCCGGGCCGACGCCACGCTACGTGTCATCAGGCCCGTGGGTACGGATCACCGTCAACGCCGACGAGCTCGAGCTCCTCATCGAGCGGCTCCGCGCCGAGCTCCACCGCGCCCGCGCGACGCCACCACCACGCCGCGGCCACCGCGTGCTCCTGGTGCTCGCCGCCGTCGTCGGCCTCGTCACCGGCGGCGCGCCGTTCTTCTTCATCGATCCCCCGCCGCCGCGTCGCGCTCCGGCCGTCACGTCGTCGCCCACCGCCGCTTCCCCCGCGCCAACCGCGAGCGTCCTCATCACCCCGGCGCCAACGCTCCCGCTCGTGCCGCCTCCACCGCGCCCCGATCGCCCCGACCGCCCATCCCCACCGGCCGACCGCAGCTACGTGCGCGAGCTGTAATCGCTAGCCCGCCCAGGTCGAGCCGACGCGGCGGCGCAGGGCGGTGGACTCCGGCGTCAGCGCGAAGCGGACGACGTCGCCGGCGAAGGGGTGGTCGAGGACCGCTTGGACCGAGCCGCGGCCGGGGGCCTCCGTCGCCTTGAGGAAGGCTCCGTCGAGGCCGCGGAGCTCGTCGATCGTCGCGAGCACGTCGCCCGTCAGCACGTACGCGATGCGGAGCTCCGCGCGGGCGAGCGCGCCGATGAGCACGTCGATGCCGACGAGGCGGCCCGACGGAGACGCCATGAGCGGGACCAGACGCTCGAGGAGCTGCTTCTGCTTGCGCCCGAGCTCCTTCGCCACGTTCGGCTCGTATTGGTAGACGAGCTTCTGCGAGAGCACGTCGATGTCGTCCTTGCCGTAGACCGGGTTCACCGTGCGCGCGGCCGCGACCAGCATCGCCTCGATGTGCGGCGGCGGCAGCTCCTCGAGCCACGGCACGTTG is a window encoding:
- a CDS encoding Rpn family recombination-promoting nuclease/putative transposase; amino-acid sequence: MARLDPKLDVTFKLLLTRYPELLRSMLEAVLGQRIDELEVLNPTIVGDLIGDKSVELDVRVRLADGTRVDVEMQVRAYRALADRFLYYAARDYAGQLARGGDYDGLTPTILVIWTVAPLFQDLEQYHSIFELRERRTHELFSSQLAIHLLQLDFIGVPGADEAVRRWGRFLLAESEAELDALATEDPIMSAARSALDELSQDPEAARLARDRSDALKLNAIALRQEREHERREGRLEGKLEGKLEGKLEGRLEGKLEGKLEGRLEGELKGKLEGLLAVLAARGLTVSEDAKVRFAAESDPAVLGRWLVRAVTVSSVDELFQ
- a CDS encoding YcaO-like family protein; its protein translation is MGDTIDVDGWTVHRSGVSAVGPTGEEICGSAAARGRPATERAWFELVERVSAVQAIAEGEASYPLRDETGAIVGQLDRADVFPANPEPERWVYARSNGVAIHSGWRAACERAVWELAERDRVLRAWAGELRPVPIVHDLASPSYEWSAYAFPAGEGSFAASVEVVGVFALPMRDDLPVGIGFAGRPQREDALSAAACEAVQQLAFLWGEAVPASADAPPGAMLHLDTFQIPAHRPRLRAWLEGAHTAFASARSSRRGKAPVRFVDLTMAGLGAELRVAKAICADAMPLVFGESPDFAGLPIELRLHPIP
- a CDS encoding adenylate/guanylate cyclase domain-containing protein, with the translated sequence MRSVVVSSSFSLSSSPGDVWPFITDTDRTNRLVIGSANVYRPIEKGTKSSARFLVEAKAAGMTMTYEEAPFEWTLNKSFSVYRKMRSGPLESYTYGITLDPAPDGGTKVTVRLDLVPRHWLLRPIAQIEGNRIVARMAKLAESIDAHLRDKAPSPYLKPSSPANEERLDFAQRELEKRDLDAKAIATLVDLIRNGPDADLVRIRPFELAHEHGVDEREMLRICLHAVTLGVVELRWALVCPSCRTASDQVTSLAEIGDASHCQLCDLQFGVELDKAVEATFVPHPSVREVSNMMFCIGGPARTPHVVAQAVVDARGEKSLEAPAEAGRYRVFARGGAIASVDVTSEGATSATVTLEGEALTPPAVDVAPGASIVVHNRTSTPLHVKLERLGYASRAATAHVVTTLSEFRRFFSKDLLKPSTPLKVASVAILFSDLTGSTALYTRAGDAAAFRLVDDHFDVLRKVIDEHGGSVVKTMGDAIMAAFIEPLACVRASIACLHAFETFRVDADNGELTGIKLGLFAGPCYVVTANDAIDYFGQTVNCASRVQHCAETGEIVFEEEVWDRLPEVDKSKLRLVSKLETTVKGVAHPLRLVRTKLMTEIVSQRHLTSQKRASSPELV